In the genome of Fulvivirga maritima, one region contains:
- a CDS encoding heparan-alpha-glucosaminide N-acetyltransferase domain-containing protein gives METKQNERIKAIDFGRGMSVLVMILVHTLWVYGSVETQRDSTLGHVVHFLGKGTAMFLVSMGVSFVLSSRQSVGGSMKRGLIILAVGYLMNILKFIVPLEVFHTMPEGFLQDYGWTRPLSAGKLIWLASLGDILQLAGLALFFMGLANRYVKNKYGLLIIALVIAIPSRLLSGVSTEITGLHYVCELLFSDGWHVYFPAFPWMSFMFAGMFFGRWYKELEYDQDLLFKKMLTWGIILLLIGGGLCYYDFSYHFGDFFHLGPGGAFYLLGLNLVVFWLVHLCVKNAKTNYFLSLTYYCSKNVTSMYVIQWTLVFWGTMIFGYKTHDPLTTVLIMPIIVVATFGVNYLFQITKNNVLRGLTSL, from the coding sequence ATGGAAACGAAGCAAAATGAAAGAATAAAAGCCATTGATTTTGGAAGGGGAATGAGTGTGCTAGTGATGATACTTGTACACACCCTCTGGGTTTATGGTAGTGTAGAAACCCAGCGAGATTCTACTTTGGGGCATGTTGTTCATTTTCTAGGCAAAGGAACTGCCATGTTCCTGGTGTCTATGGGAGTTTCGTTTGTGCTTTCCAGCAGGCAGAGTGTTGGAGGGTCTATGAAGCGGGGCCTGATAATATTAGCTGTAGGCTACCTGATGAATATTCTCAAGTTTATAGTGCCTCTTGAAGTTTTCCATACCATGCCAGAAGGTTTTCTTCAAGATTATGGCTGGACTCGACCATTAAGTGCTGGTAAGCTCATATGGTTGGCATCTTTAGGAGACATACTTCAGCTGGCAGGGTTAGCCTTGTTCTTTATGGGGCTGGCCAACCGATATGTTAAAAACAAATATGGCTTATTGATAATAGCATTAGTCATAGCCATACCTTCAAGGTTACTCAGCGGTGTATCAACAGAAATAACGGGTCTACACTATGTATGCGAGCTATTGTTTAGCGATGGCTGGCATGTTTACTTTCCTGCTTTCCCATGGATGTCATTCATGTTTGCAGGTATGTTCTTTGGCCGTTGGTATAAGGAATTAGAATATGATCAGGATCTTCTATTTAAAAAAATGCTGACGTGGGGAATAATACTTTTATTAATAGGAGGAGGCCTTTGTTACTATGATTTTAGCTATCATTTTGGAGACTTTTTCCACCTAGGCCCAGGAGGAGCTTTCTATCTTTTAGGGTTGAATTTGGTAGTTTTTTGGTTGGTACATCTATGCGTTAAAAATGCCAAGACTAATTACTTTCTTAGCCTTACCTACTATTGTAGTAAAAATGTTACTTCCATGTATGTTATTCAATGGACGCTGGTATTTTGGGGTACTATGATATTCGGTTATAAAACACATGACCCGTTGACCACGGTGCTTATTATGCCTATTATAGTAGTGGCCACTTTTGGTGTTAATTATCTGTTTCAGATAACGAAGAATAATGTGCTTAGGGGACTAACTTCGTTATGA
- a CDS encoding alpha/beta hydrolase: MFMRCIALYILYILVITPCFSQNVWQSQYKSSRKILQGSVEEGQNKLFLTLPEEGIDSLDMKVVKMGTLRWQAQNETYGYDIVIEQHENGSLQTHWSHYREEYDLYMKAVDKVLPITFAQHPKPPFSYYSDSITFTSEVTGLQYGATLNIPKNMQEYPLAILITGTGRQDRNYVYSGHQFFTVLADALAQEGIASIRVDDRGVGQTTGDFSQATSGDFSDDVKAVIHYLKERDDIDHSYLGLIGHSEGGTIASMVTAQERDVKFMVSLSGVGVSGFEILMLQNRAILESHQMPDSLVTKYMSLYNDLFEVVYQSESEEDIESGLRTSLEAWTSKEDEATLKAMQLNEGRAESFLYRYGNMAKRPWYRFMIKYEPHDYLPLIKVPVLAVNGSKDIMVPARENLKNFSEEVNKKLITTKEYAGLNHMYQHCEECTAAEIKELDEVFAPQVLDDVSKWIIDQYQKRQ; encoded by the coding sequence ATGTTCATGCGCTGTATAGCATTATATATCCTTTATATACTGGTAATTACGCCATGTTTTTCGCAGAATGTATGGCAGAGTCAATATAAATCTTCAAGAAAAATATTGCAGGGAAGCGTAGAAGAGGGGCAGAATAAACTTTTTCTTACGCTTCCTGAAGAAGGTATTGATTCTTTGGATATGAAAGTTGTTAAAATGGGCACTCTCCGATGGCAAGCTCAAAATGAAACCTATGGTTATGATATAGTGATAGAACAGCATGAAAACGGTTCTTTGCAGACGCATTGGTCACATTATCGCGAGGAGTATGATTTATACATGAAGGCGGTGGATAAGGTCTTACCAATTACATTTGCTCAGCATCCGAAACCTCCGTTTTCTTATTATTCGGATAGTATTACGTTTACTAGCGAGGTTACGGGACTGCAATATGGAGCTACTCTAAATATTCCGAAAAACATGCAGGAGTATCCATTAGCTATATTGATTACTGGCACTGGCAGACAGGATCGAAATTATGTTTATTCTGGCCATCAATTCTTTACAGTGCTGGCAGATGCATTAGCGCAGGAAGGGATAGCTTCTATCAGGGTAGATGACCGTGGCGTAGGCCAAACTACGGGTGATTTTTCTCAGGCTACTTCAGGTGATTTTTCTGATGATGTAAAGGCGGTTATTCATTATCTAAAAGAAAGAGATGACATAGACCATTCTTATTTAGGATTAATAGGGCATAGTGAAGGGGGTACAATAGCCTCTATGGTGACTGCTCAGGAAAGAGATGTAAAATTCATGGTAAGCTTATCTGGAGTAGGAGTTAGCGGCTTTGAAATATTGATGCTCCAGAATAGAGCAATTTTAGAGTCACATCAAATGCCAGATTCATTAGTTACTAAGTATATGTCCTTGTATAATGATCTATTTGAGGTGGTCTATCAATCAGAATCTGAAGAAGATATAGAGTCAGGTTTAAGAACTTCTCTGGAAGCCTGGACAAGTAAAGAAGACGAAGCCACACTAAAAGCCATGCAACTGAATGAAGGCAGGGCAGAATCTTTTCTTTACCGCTATGGCAATATGGCAAAAAGGCCGTGGTATAGGTTTATGATTAAGTATGAACCGCATGATTACCTTCCTCTTATTAAGGTGCCTGTTTTGGCCGTGAATGGAAGTAAAGACATTATGGTGCCGGCCAGAGAAAACCTGAAAAACTTCTCAGAAGAAGTAAATAAGAAGTTAATTACTACAAAAGAGTATGCAGGCTTAAATCACATGTATCAGCACTGCGAGGAATGTACTGCAGCAGAAATAAAGGAATTAGATGAGGTCTTTGCGCCTCAGGTATTGGATGATGTTTCTAAATGGATCATTGATCAGTATCAAAAAAGGCAATAG
- a CDS encoding GNAT family N-acetyltransferase gives MNTQTNINKEPVFTKHIEGYGTFTLHPFDLEADSPFIHDCVNREYARYWDMIGTSLEEVKQTYSEIINGHTQAYIGSFDGEKAFLLEKYDPSQDMIADYYEVKPGDCGMHILVGPAQQPKSNFTWYVFTTIMDFIFNDNSVTRIVVEPDIRNEKIHKLNSRAGFKYDKKLNLPHKTAHLAFCSKDDYQGAVAGEFNKNSSKADDQNIPFNGGSAVSHLSQANWQKANVMFIKKAIAEFTHELILQPHLVQKEASENHHYALSADKPGVVYYFQAKKMALDHWSIDENTISKKLNNEPADLDGLSFILDFKEQLGIPKEMLPTYLEEISSTLYGSAYMLEKKSISAADLINSGYQEIEHAMTAGHPCFVANNGRIGFDTKDYKVFAPEANTPFNIIWLAGHVDRTHYAHVEELPYQTLLEQELGEEQVNVFNAHLSNKGLNPADYFFIPVHPWQWFNKLASIFSPDIANEKLVYLGESKDLYSAQQSIRTLYNISNTHKFYVKTSLSILNMGFMRGLSPYYMGGTPAITEWVQEVFGNDEYLKSQGFEMLGEVATMGYRNLYFEELGKTNAYNKMLAALWRESPMNKLEEGQSLMTMAALLHVDNEGAAVVSELIKASGLSVEQWLKSYLKCYLKPLLHCFYKYDTVFMPHGENIILIMENHVPVKAIMKDITEEMQVLSDEIELPEEVKRIYADVPHSVRLLSIFTDVFDCFFRFLSAIMEEHGVCNEEAFWNAVADCIHEYQSEWPEFNQKFTEHDLFAEDFARSCLNRLQLKNNKQMVDLSDPAAALQFHGTLINPIASNKENQLTNLNTYGNEAK, from the coding sequence ATGAATACTCAGACTAATATTAATAAAGAACCTGTTTTTACTAAACACATAGAAGGGTATGGCACATTTACGCTTCACCCTTTTGATCTGGAGGCTGACAGCCCATTTATACATGACTGTGTAAACAGAGAATACGCCCGATATTGGGACATGATAGGCACATCTTTGGAAGAAGTGAAACAAACCTATTCTGAAATTATTAATGGACATACGCAAGCTTACATAGGCTCTTTTGATGGAGAAAAGGCTTTTTTGCTAGAAAAATACGACCCGTCTCAAGACATGATTGCAGATTACTATGAAGTAAAGCCCGGTGACTGTGGCATGCATATACTGGTGGGGCCAGCTCAGCAACCCAAGTCTAATTTCACTTGGTATGTGTTTACGACTATTATGGATTTTATTTTTAATGATAATAGCGTTACCAGAATAGTGGTGGAGCCTGATATAAGAAATGAAAAGATTCATAAGCTTAACAGTCGTGCTGGTTTCAAATATGATAAGAAATTGAACCTGCCCCACAAAACTGCACATTTAGCTTTTTGCAGTAAAGATGATTATCAGGGTGCAGTTGCAGGTGAGTTTAATAAAAACAGTTCAAAAGCTGACGATCAAAATATTCCTTTTAATGGAGGGAGTGCGGTAAGTCATCTTTCACAAGCGAATTGGCAAAAGGCCAATGTAATGTTTATAAAAAAGGCCATTGCTGAGTTTACACATGAGCTGATTTTACAGCCACATTTGGTGCAAAAAGAGGCTTCCGAAAATCATCATTATGCTTTAAGTGCAGATAAGCCAGGAGTCGTTTATTATTTCCAAGCCAAAAAAATGGCCCTCGATCATTGGTCTATTGACGAAAATACGATTAGTAAAAAGTTAAATAACGAGCCAGCGGATTTAGATGGTCTTTCCTTTATTCTCGATTTCAAAGAGCAGCTAGGCATTCCGAAAGAAATGCTGCCAACCTACTTGGAGGAAATCTCCAGCACACTGTATGGCAGTGCGTATATGCTTGAAAAAAAAAGCATTTCAGCAGCCGATCTCATCAATAGCGGGTATCAGGAAATAGAACATGCCATGACTGCCGGCCATCCTTGCTTTGTGGCTAATAATGGACGTATTGGCTTTGATACTAAAGATTACAAGGTTTTTGCTCCGGAAGCCAATACTCCGTTCAATATTATTTGGTTAGCAGGCCATGTAGATAGAACACATTACGCGCATGTAGAAGAACTTCCTTATCAAACTTTGTTAGAGCAGGAGCTGGGAGAAGAGCAAGTGAATGTTTTTAACGCTCATTTGTCTAACAAAGGTCTCAATCCGGCGGACTATTTCTTTATTCCGGTACATCCGTGGCAGTGGTTTAACAAGCTAGCCAGCATTTTTTCTCCTGATATAGCTAATGAAAAACTAGTTTACTTAGGAGAAAGTAAAGATTTGTATTCCGCACAGCAGTCTATCAGAACATTATATAATATTTCAAATACTCATAAATTTTATGTAAAAACCTCATTGTCAATACTCAATATGGGCTTTATGCGTGGGCTATCGCCCTACTACATGGGCGGCACTCCGGCCATAACAGAGTGGGTTCAGGAAGTCTTCGGGAATGATGAATACCTGAAAAGCCAGGGGTTTGAAATGTTGGGAGAAGTGGCTACTATGGGCTATCGTAATTTGTATTTTGAAGAGCTGGGAAAGACCAATGCCTACAATAAGATGTTGGCCGCACTTTGGCGCGAAAGTCCCATGAATAAACTTGAAGAGGGGCAAAGTCTCATGACTATGGCAGCCTTACTGCATGTTGATAATGAAGGTGCCGCAGTAGTGTCAGAATTAATTAAGGCGTCGGGTTTATCGGTAGAGCAATGGTTAAAGAGTTATCTAAAATGCTATTTGAAACCATTATTACATTGCTTTTATAAATATGATACCGTGTTTATGCCGCATGGAGAAAACATTATTCTGATAATGGAAAATCATGTGCCGGTAAAAGCCATTATGAAAGACATAACTGAAGAAATGCAAGTGCTGAGCGATGAGATTGAACTACCTGAAGAGGTAAAAAGAATCTATGCTGATGTGCCTCATTCGGTACGGCTACTTTCCATTTTTACGGATGTGTTTGATTGCTTTTTTAGATTTTTAAGTGCTATTATGGAAGAGCATGGCGTGTGTAATGAAGAGGCTTTTTGGAATGCTGTAGCTGATTGTATTCATGAGTATCAAAGTGAATGGCCTGAGTTCAATCAGAAGTTTACAGAACATGATCTTTTTGCTGAAGACTTTGCTCGTTCTTGTCTTAACCGACTGCAGCTCAAAAATAATAAGCAAATGGTGGATTTGTCAGATCCTGCTGCAGCATTACAGTTTCACGGAACACTTATCAATCCAATTGCTTCAAATAAAGAAAACCAACTAACCAACCTAAATACCTATGGAAACGAAGCAAAATGA
- a CDS encoding pyridoxal phosphate-dependent decarboxylase family protein has translation MLQEKYALQLMESEKPEQLYKYLFNELPENKAYYQKSINQTINAVIDHLETRTTPYSGATVEQISERFSRLPAEYQEGNSLQIVLEELKELYLNDAVSFHNKKYVAHLNCPILIPTLAAEVIISAINTSMDTWDQSAGGTFIELKLIEWTLDKIGYPQAADGVFTSGGTQSNMMGLLLARDHFIHNNYAVDPNLDGLPAEATKFRIFCSEVSHFSLKKNAALLGLGQRSVVPVPVNDKYQMDPDALEEAIIKEKSLGNIPIAVVGTAGTTDFSSIDPLSEIAGLAERYQLWFHVDAAYGGGLILSDKHKEKLKGIELSDSATIDYHKTFFQPVSSSGFFMRDKSYINYIKYHADYLNSKEQEEEGIPNMVKKSIQTTRRFDALKLWVSLRTMGTQRLGQYIDDMIDLAQRTSLMLRNRGKFEVLNHPEISAIVFRYIPLPNTKVDVCALNTYIRKAMFDEGKALIASTKVDDQVYLKFTLLNPVTELSDMQEIVEHIERHGHNYFRNN, from the coding sequence ATGTTGCAGGAAAAATATGCCCTCCAACTAATGGAGAGCGAAAAGCCGGAGCAATTATATAAATACCTATTCAATGAGCTTCCGGAGAATAAAGCTTATTATCAAAAGAGCATTAATCAAACTATTAATGCAGTAATTGATCACTTGGAAACACGCACTACTCCCTACAGCGGAGCCACCGTGGAGCAAATCAGCGAGCGTTTCAGTAGACTACCTGCAGAATACCAGGAAGGCAATTCTTTGCAGATAGTATTGGAGGAGCTTAAAGAGCTGTATCTTAATGATGCTGTCTCTTTCCATAACAAAAAGTATGTAGCTCATCTTAATTGCCCTATACTTATTCCCACTTTAGCAGCAGAGGTCATTATCAGTGCCATCAACACCTCTATGGATACGTGGGATCAGAGTGCAGGCGGTACTTTTATTGAGCTTAAGCTCATTGAATGGACGCTTGATAAAATTGGATATCCACAAGCGGCAGATGGTGTATTTACCAGTGGAGGTACCCAGTCTAATATGATGGGACTGTTGCTGGCTCGCGATCATTTTATTCATAACAATTATGCGGTAGATCCCAACCTGGATGGTCTGCCTGCTGAGGCAACAAAGTTTAGAATCTTCTGCTCAGAAGTAAGCCATTTTAGTTTGAAGAAGAATGCCGCATTGCTAGGCTTGGGGCAGAGATCAGTTGTGCCGGTTCCGGTGAATGACAAATACCAAATGGATCCTGATGCATTAGAGGAGGCTATTATCAAAGAGAAAAGCTTGGGTAATATTCCTATTGCAGTGGTGGGCACTGCTGGTACCACAGATTTTAGTTCTATAGATCCTTTATCAGAAATAGCCGGGCTGGCTGAGCGCTATCAACTTTGGTTTCATGTGGATGCTGCTTATGGTGGAGGACTCATCCTTAGCGATAAGCATAAAGAGAAACTGAAGGGAATAGAGCTGTCAGATTCAGCTACTATTGATTACCATAAAACCTTTTTTCAGCCAGTTAGCTCTAGTGGTTTTTTTATGAGAGATAAGAGCTATATCAATTACATAAAATACCATGCTGACTATCTCAATAGCAAAGAACAGGAGGAAGAAGGTATTCCTAATATGGTGAAAAAATCCATACAAACTACTCGGCGGTTTGATGCCCTCAAGCTGTGGGTAAGCCTGCGAACGATGGGTACACAACGCTTGGGACAATACATTGATGATATGATTGATTTAGCACAACGAACCTCACTGATGCTCAGAAATAGAGGCAAGTTTGAGGTGCTTAACCATCCCGAAATCAGTGCTATAGTGTTTAGGTATATCCCTTTACCTAATACAAAAGTGGATGTATGTGCTCTGAATACATATATAAGAAAAGCCATGTTTGATGAAGGCAAAGCCTTGATAGCCAGCACCAAAGTTGATGATCAGGTATATCTGAAATTCACTTTGCTTAACCCGGTCACTGAGCTTAGCGATATGCAAGAGATAGTGGAGCATATCGAAAGACACGGCCATAATTACTTTAGAAATAACTAA
- a CDS encoding lysine N(6)-hydroxylase/L-ornithine N(5)-oxygenase family protein gives MNDESIYDFVGIGVGPFNLGLASLTHSIEELNGIFFDQADQFNWHPGMMMQDTTLQIPFMADLVTLADPTSPFSFLNFLKNEGRIYSFYIRENFLVLRHEYNRYCQWVISQLSNVHFSNQVVGVSYDNDNQWYVVSVRHTKTGEHREVKARKLVLGTGTSPYIPACCENIMDKATHSAHYLDNKKDLQQKKSITVLGSGQSAAEIYYDLLQDIDHYGYELNWITRSPRFFPLEYSKLTLEMTSPEYVDYFFNLPPAKRDDLISNQKHLYKGINTNLIGDIFDLLYNKRLLADIKVGLRTNTELKQAEYDASLGHFNLELYQQEQERAFVHQTEGLVLATGYGYKQPKFINGLTEEIKWDKKGRYDVNRNYTIDKRGADIFVQNAELHTHGFVTPDLGMACYRNSYIIKEITGKEYYPVERRIAFQQFEVSEEEAVSNFELA, from the coding sequence ATGAATGACGAAAGCATTTATGATTTTGTAGGCATAGGTGTGGGCCCTTTTAACTTGGGGTTAGCCAGCCTTACTCATTCTATAGAAGAACTTAATGGCATTTTCTTTGACCAGGCTGATCAGTTTAACTGGCACCCGGGCATGATGATGCAAGACACCACTTTGCAAATTCCTTTCATGGCTGATCTGGTAACACTGGCTGATCCTACCAGTCCGTTCAGTTTTCTGAATTTCCTTAAAAATGAAGGACGCATTTATTCATTTTATATTCGGGAAAATTTCCTGGTTTTACGCCATGAATATAACCGATATTGTCAATGGGTAATCAGTCAATTAAGTAATGTTCACTTTTCAAATCAGGTGGTTGGAGTGAGTTATGATAATGACAACCAATGGTATGTGGTGAGCGTGAGACATACAAAAACAGGAGAACATAGAGAGGTAAAAGCTCGAAAACTGGTTTTAGGAACGGGTACTTCTCCTTATATACCGGCTTGTTGTGAAAACATAATGGATAAAGCTACTCATTCAGCTCATTATCTGGATAATAAAAAGGATTTACAACAGAAGAAATCAATTACGGTGCTGGGCAGTGGCCAGAGTGCGGCAGAAATATATTATGACTTACTTCAGGATATTGATCACTACGGTTATGAGTTGAATTGGATAACCCGTTCGCCTAGATTTTTCCCTTTGGAGTATAGCAAGCTCACGTTAGAAATGACTTCTCCTGAGTATGTAGACTATTTCTTTAATCTGCCTCCGGCCAAGAGAGATGATCTCATCAGCAATCAAAAGCATTTGTATAAAGGCATTAACACTAACCTTATTGGTGATATTTTTGATTTGCTATATAATAAAAGGCTACTGGCTGATATAAAAGTAGGCCTGCGAACCAATACCGAACTTAAGCAGGCGGAATATGATGCTTCTTTAGGTCACTTCAATTTGGAATTGTATCAGCAAGAGCAGGAAAGGGCTTTTGTACATCAAACTGAGGGACTAGTGCTGGCCACCGGATACGGATATAAACAGCCTAAGTTTATCAATGGCCTAACAGAGGAGATAAAATGGGATAAGAAAGGTCGTTATGATGTCAATCGTAATTATACTATTGATAAGCGTGGCGCTGATATTTTTGTTCAAAATGCAGAGCTCCACACACACGGTTTTGTCACTCCGGATTTAGGTATGGCTTGCTATCGTAACTCTTACATTATCAAAGAGATTACAGGCAAAGAATATTATCCTGTAGAGCGTAGAATTGCCTTTCAACAATTTGAGGTATCTGAAGAAGAAGCGGTTTCTAATTTTGAACTAGCCTGA
- a CDS encoding MFS transporter, whose product MTLRSFLIGMTLISVVSDSMLHPFFPQFFEGTFGVDDPKHVGYYIAAMCLTVMFAFPFWAYVARRIAELKLLAWTQLAAGLLCLYCFWTTSLFSFWVVSLSMIVFKGSYLLIYPYVMSLEQKENHTSTVGLLSVIVHFGAIVGAILGGLVVDSFNPRYIFLVMAAGDFIQIFVSIYLVRSAKYDTSYKAPEKEADTGSLVPKGFILKLGIITLLLYGFAYMIRPFFSLYWEQISQYDSKIISGTIYAIPGFVALLALWLEKKKKVGNSALNAILPSLLLGIAGLMLQGAGVALVVIAGRLIYGWAIYQALVKFDVLLFELSTPKSYATDYSKIHFFQNLGVLIASFSVGVLVDNFGLYMPFWTATVGFAITLILYLLAFKSEVFTTKKHSISSE is encoded by the coding sequence ATGACGTTACGCTCTTTTCTGATAGGCATGACTTTGATCTCCGTAGTCAGTGATTCTATGCTGCACCCATTTTTCCCTCAGTTTTTTGAGGGAACTTTTGGTGTAGATGATCCCAAGCATGTAGGTTATTATATAGCCGCCATGTGCTTAACGGTGATGTTTGCCTTTCCTTTTTGGGCTTATGTAGCTCGGCGCATTGCAGAACTGAAACTACTTGCATGGACACAGCTGGCAGCGGGACTTTTATGCTTATACTGTTTTTGGACTACCTCGCTGTTTAGTTTTTGGGTAGTTTCTCTTTCTATGATAGTTTTTAAAGGCAGCTACTTGCTCATCTATCCTTACGTAATGAGTTTGGAGCAGAAAGAGAACCATACCAGTACTGTGGGTCTGCTTTCGGTAATAGTGCACTTCGGAGCGATAGTCGGTGCTATTTTAGGAGGCCTGGTAGTAGATTCTTTTAATCCCAGATACATATTTCTGGTAATGGCTGCTGGAGATTTTATTCAGATCTTCGTGAGCATTTATCTGGTAAGAAGCGCTAAGTATGACACCAGCTACAAGGCTCCTGAGAAGGAAGCAGACACCGGTAGCCTGGTTCCTAAAGGTTTTATATTGAAACTAGGGATTATCACCCTGCTGCTATATGGCTTTGCTTATATGATAAGGCCATTTTTCTCACTGTACTGGGAGCAGATTTCGCAGTATGATAGCAAAATTATTTCAGGGACAATATATGCAATACCAGGCTTTGTGGCGCTATTAGCACTATGGCTGGAGAAAAAGAAAAAGGTCGGCAATAGTGCGTTGAATGCTATACTGCCTTCATTACTGTTGGGTATAGCCGGACTCATGTTGCAAGGGGCAGGCGTGGCATTGGTGGTAATAGCTGGCCGGTTAATTTACGGGTGGGCTATATACCAGGCACTGGTAAAGTTCGATGTATTGCTCTTTGAACTGAGCACCCCAAAATCTTATGCTACAGATTATAGTAAAATTCATTTTTTTCAGAACCTGGGAGTGCTCATCGCATCATTTAGCGTAGGTGTTCTGGTAGATAATTTTGGCCTTTACATGCCTTTTTGGACTGCCACAGTCGGCTTTGCTATCACATTAATTCTCTACTTGCTGGCTTTTAAATCAGAGGTGTTTACCACCAAAAAGCATTCAATAAGCAGTGAGTAA